One region of Ornithorhynchus anatinus isolate Pmale09 chromosome X5, mOrnAna1.pri.v4, whole genome shotgun sequence genomic DNA includes:
- the PSMB6 gene encoding proteasome subunit beta type-6 — protein sequence MAAALMSMERGGGTGFAARVGAEARGPAWGDRGVSTGTTIMAVEFDGGVVIGADSRTTTGSYIANRVTDKLTPIHDRIFCCRSGSAADTQAVADAVTYQLGFHSIELDEPPLVHTAASLFKEMCYRYREDLMAGIIVAGWDLRKGGQVYSVPMGGMMVRQPFSIGGSGSSYIYGYVDATYRPGMSKEECLHFTANALALAMERDGSSGGVIRLAAISESGVESQVILGNQLPRFSAVTAP from the exons atggcgGCGGCGCTGATGTCGATGGAGCGAGGCGGGGGGACGGGCTTCGCGGCGCGCGTCGGGGCCGAGGCCCGCGGCCCGGCCTGGGGAGACCGCGGAGTGTCCACAGGG ACCACCATCATGGCAGTGGAGTTTGACGGAGGGGTCGTAATTGGTGCCGACTCGAGGACCACCACAGG GTCGTATATCGCCAACCGGGTGACAGACAAGCTGACCCCCATCCACGACCGGATCTTCTGCTGCCGCTCGGGCTCCGCGGCCGACACGCAGGCCGTGGCGGATGcggtcacttatcagctgggatTCCACAG CATCGAACTGGATGAGCCCCCCCTTGTGCACACGGCCGCCAGCCTCTTCAAAGAGATGTGTTACCGCTACCGTGAAGACCTAATGGCCGGGATCATCGTGGCGGGGTGGGACCTCCGCAAGGGGGGACAG GTGTACTCCGTCCCCATGGGGGGCATGATGGTCCGGCAGCCATTCTCCATCGGGGGCTCCGGCAGCTCCTACATCTACGGCTACGTGGATGCCACCTACCGGCCGGGCATGAGCAAAGAGGAGTGTCTCCACTTCACCGCCAACG CCCTGGCCCTTGCCATGGAGCGGGACGGCTCCAGTGGTGGCGTCATCCGCCTCGCCGCCATTTCAGAGTCAGGCGTGGAGAGCCAGGTCATCCTGGGCAACCAGCTACCCCGCTTCTCTGCCGTCACCGCCCCCTGA